gctggggacaataaaaggccactctaaaatgtgcagtgtctagttgtgtcacacaacacaatgccagtagtctcaagttttgaaggcgcatgcaattggcatgctgactgcaggaatgaccACCAGAGGTGTTTCCAGAGAATTGACTTcagttctctaccataagccgcctccaacattgttttaccCCATTTAGAGATGCATGTTCCTGGACGATGGACAATAgtgccttgttgacaacatgaccgaGCGGCTCAGATTACTGTTTGATTTGAGAAGGGCGCTCCTCACTCACCACTTTTGCCAGTCACTGGCCATAGGCCGGTGCACCAGTATGAATCAAGGTTAATCAGGTTAATAGAACTCCCTCAGTGAGAGAAgatttgaaatagacaagatggcaGAGTccacattgttggattacttcatggaGCAAATTTTAATTTAATAATGGAGCGTTTTCTTAGTTCAAACGAAACCCCTGCAACTAGACATGGATGTTTAGAACACATACAGTAGCCGTCAAaagtttactattttctacattgtacaatagtgAAAACAAACcacaaaataacacatatggaatcatatagtaaccaaaaaagtgttaaacaaataaaaatatttgagattcttcaaagtagccaccctttttgtCTTGACcgttttgcacacacttggcattctctcaaccagcttcatgaggaatgcttttctaactgtcttgaaggagttcccacatatgctgaggtcttgttggctgcttttccttcactctgtggtccaactcatcccaaaccatctcaattgggttaaggtcgaGTGATCtgttgcagcactccatcactctccttcttggtcaaatagcccttacacagcctggaggtgtgttttgggtcattgtcctattgaaaaataaatgatagtcccactaagcgcaaaccagatgggatggcgtatcactgcagaatgctgtggtagccatgctggttaagtctgccttgaattaaaaataaatctgtgtcaccagcaaagcaccatcacacctccatgcttcatgttgggaaccacacatgcggagatcatccgtttacctactctgcgtctcacatagacacggtggttggaacaaaaaaatctcaaatttggactcatcaaaccaaagggacagatttccaccggtctagtgtccattgcttgtgtttcttggcccaagcaagtctcttcttcttattggtgtcctttagtagtggtttctttgcagcaatttgaccatgaaggcctgattcacgcagtcgtctcttaacagttgatgttgagatgtgtctctgaactctgaagcatttattgggctgcaatctgaggtgcagttaactctaatgaacttatctcctgcagcagaggtaactggctcttcctttcctgtggcagtcctcatgagagccagtttcatcatagctcttgatggtttttgcgactgcatttgaagaaactttcaaagtctgtattgactgacctccctgtcttaaagtaatggactgtcatttttctttgcttatttgaactgttcttgccataatacggacttggttttttaccaaatagggctattgtcTGTTAGTGCCTAGCTAATAAAAGTACTGAGTCAGAgtaaacgtagctagctaatacagcctgataccagtacTGGTGGAGGCTTAAATcggcatgttgtttgtgcaacagtatcttctaaatcaaagaggaatatacAAAGCATGTATATGTTGGCTAAATAAATAAAGATTTAATGTAGGCAAAGATAATAGGGTCCCCTAGAAAACACTGTACATCACTTTGgctcctaccctgtcacaataactcatcCATGGCATTAATGTCAAACATTCTATtgaaagtgcccactattatttatattctaactataggaTTAGAAtaaacattctatttccatgattccaaaagttcacccaagtgttttgagcTAAATCACATTTGCAATATTTGGTTAAAATTAAGGCCTAGTATTTTTGCCCATattgtggcagtgtggaaatgatctcaaatgagtgccggaaatgcaggaaattattttaggttgaagttgaattgaacagtataaaacaatccgaatggagaaagacccattgaaataatttagaatatatgtgttgccaccctagggtcacgcactactcataaagcaaatgtagaacttttattaatcaaaaacataaaatactgtcAAAACTGAAAAATACTaaatatgatattttggccatatcacccagccctacgctcaacagtttcccgtgtgtatcaaggatGGGCCACCACCCAAaatacatccagccaacttggcacaactgtggcaagcattgaagtcaacatgggccagcatccctgttgaacgctttcgacaccttgtagagtccattctccaacgaattgaggctgttctattGGCAAAACGGGGAGTgctactcaatattaggaaggtgttcctaaatattgtgtacactcagtgtatataaaataaaggaaaaatcacatttttgaacgcactgggcctttaacttctttgggctagggggcagtattttgacgtccggatgaaaaacgtgcccaaagtaaactgcctgctactcaggcccagacgctaggatatgcatataattggtagatttgggtagaaaactctaaagtttgtcaacagtctttagaaattggttgatgtttttcttcagagaaatgaagaagtacggcagttcagaacgagggtccagccTAGTGCACGCTGTTTTGATGCGCGCTCCAGGTCAcgcgcttcacgttgtttttatccgatACTGAACACCGTTTagcccgtcttaaatttgattgattatgtacgttaaaaaatacctaaagttgtattaggaaagttgtttgaaatgctTGGACAAAGATAACAGGTAAtttatgagatattttgtagtcatgctgggcgagttggaaccggtgtttttctgaatcaaatgcgccaaataaatggatattttggagatataacgacggaattaatcgaacaaaaggaccatttgtgatgtttatgggacatataggagtgccaacagaagaagttcttcaaaggtaaggcatgaattaaatcgttatttctgacttttgtattGTGCCTGGTgagttgaaatctgattttcatgtgttggtatgctgggtgCTGTCctaagataatcgcatggtttgctttcgctgtaaagcctttttgaaatctgacacggtggctagattaatCGAGAAGTTAACCTTTAATTTGGtgtgttgcacttgtgaatgtatgaaagttaaatattttttatttggtgctctgccatttcaccggatgttgtcaaatcgatcccgttaatgggatttaagcccaaagaagttaaacatTGAAAATATTAATGTCTATCTATTGAATAACATTTATTTGCTTGTCCTTCCCTCCAGACCCTAGGCAGCACCATGTCTCTGAAGAAGAGGTTCCCCTTGagcaggagtggaggagggaaaATTCAGAGCTCACAGAAagtacagaggaacaggacctcaggaccaatctgggagaagagcaaaTGCAAGGGCCTGAGACTCATGGGCATAACATAGAGTTCGGGTTCACTCCTCCTTGTGTGAAAGGTGATTTTGTCCAGGACCCTTGGCCCTCACACCTTTTCCAAACCCAAATTGTGGAGGACAATGAGACGAATAATCTATCAAGCACCCTAGTGGAACACATTAAAACAGaacctgatggaggagaggactATGGAGTACTAACGAGTGACCCACAGCTCATGTTTGCAGTAAACGCACACTGTTCTGCAGCTCCGAGTGAAAACATGCATGGAACAGAGATTGGAGGCCCTCTGCAACGGAAAACAAAGACTGGAAGACCATTCAGACATATAGGAACGCTGTCTGAACTTAAGAAGAGACGCGCTTTGTATGAGCGATTTCGATGCCATGTCTGTGGAAAAGGGTTCCCAGCAAGGAATGGTCTGGGAGACCACATGACAACTCATACAGGGGagagaccacacagctgtcacctCTGTGGGAAAGGTTTCAAAGTGAAGAGTCATCTGAAAGAGCATATCAgggttcacacaggagagaaaccctttgTCTGTCCAGTCTGTGGGAAAGCGTTCAGGCAGGATGCCCATATGAAAGGACATTTGAGGGGGACTCACAAGGAGAAACCATACAGATGCCATGATTGTGGCGAAAGCTTCAGTCAGATGGGAGAGATGCAAGTGCATAGGACAGTGTGCTGTGGTCCAATTGTCCTGGGCCCAAATTTGATGTAACTTTCACTCCCTTGATGCCTTTGGTGACCAGGACGTTTTAGACTTGCAGCCATGATAAGGACCATTCAAATGTGTTATTGAACAAACAAAGGAAGAATGATCTGTCCACAGTTATAAAAGTTTGAGAGAGCATCTCCTATATTGTCAAAATTCATAAATGGGAGGGGAGTTTCCAGAAAGCATGTAGCCTATGTGGTTGTCTGTATGTGGTGGTTGGCAAGTGTCAGTGTCCCATGAGAGATAGTTGTCAATTTAAGTAGTTCTATGGTACCTCATATTGTATAAATATACCCCAAAAATATTTGTGGAGCACTCCGAGTCCCTGATTGAGAGGTATGTGACCCATTTTGTGGGCTGTCAATAATATTCTGGATATCTTGGATATCATTTCCCCCCTCCTGTTAGCTTTCTATGTCTTTTTGTGAGAGTGGAAGACATTCTCAATTTTGGAGAATATCTCATAAGATGGGTAAAAGTAATGTACAACAATCCTTtatgtaaaataataaataaatggtTACTTCTCTGATAaatttgaattgtcaagaggcgTAAAACAAGGTTGCCCTCTGTCACCAtaactatttattatggccattgaactGTTAGCTTTAAAAGATAACATTAAGGGGCTAAAAATTAAGGAATTAGAGACAAGAGTATCAGTAGGCAAATGATTTGAAGTTATCTTCAAATCTTCAACCTTGAAGTGCCTCGTTGAGGACCTGGATAACTTCTCCAATTTCTCTTGACTAAAAAGTGTTATATTATGGATTGGGTCTCTAAAAGATAAACTTTAAATTGCCATGTGGTCTCCCAATTAAATGGGCAGTTGGTGAAGTTGATGTGTATATCCTGGAAAAGTTAAGCAActaattttgattaaaaaaaaacaatcttGAAACTGTGGAGGGAAAAACCTATCCATTTACAAGAAGATTACCCTGATTAATTATCTAGTGACATCGCAGTTTAAATATTTATTCTTGGCTCTACTGACTCCAGGAGAATCCTTTTTCAAATCATGTGTGAAAAAAACATCACTTTCACAAATACCataccccccccaa
The sequence above is drawn from the Salmo salar chromosome ssa22, Ssal_v3.1, whole genome shotgun sequence genome and encodes:
- the LOC106583639 gene encoding zinc finger protein 227 — translated: MSKMQLLNMFLRERLTAAAVEIFGVVEKTIVEYQEEITRSKEENERLQKMLDMVIKPQVKLHRADPRQHHVSEEEVPLEQEWRRENSELTESTEEQDLRTNLGEEQMQGPETHGHNIEFGFTPPCVKGDFVQDPWPSHLFQTQIVEDNETNNLSSTLVEHIKTEPDGGEDYGVLTSDPQLMFAVNAHCSAAPSENMHGTEIGGPLQRKTKTGRPFRHIGTLSELKKRRALYERFRCHVCGKGFPARNGLGDHMTTHTGERPHSCHLCGKGFKVKSHLKEHIRVHTGEKPFVCPVCGKAFRQDAHMKGHLRGTHKEKPYRCHDCGESFSQMGEMQVHRTVCCGPIVLGPNLM